The DNA segment TTGAGTACTGGGGAGAAgtgggagctcaggcacagccctgtgttTAGCATTTCCTATTgcagtgctctgcagagcttccTGCTTGCTTTCAGCAGGTTGCCAGCTTATGTTTCAACACCTGCCTCTTTTAATAATGCATAAACCCCTGAATTTGGGGTTTGGATTCCACTACAAGAGTGAAGCAGCTAAACTGTCTGTGGTTCAGGCACCCTTTGTGACCTGAAAGAAACAGTGAGAATGGTTTTCTTAAACCAAGTTCTGTGGATGGTATTTGTGCAGAGGTACGCACAGCATACCTTTGGTCCTGGATGGCCTCAGGGACTGGCTTCAACCTTAAAGACAAACAATCTTTCTTTGCACGACTGCGATACATACAGGGGCTACTAATATTGCCGCTgctaatttttcttcctttttgggGGTAATTGAGCCTGAATGGGTTGCTCCTATATAGTATTCCTTTCCCAGGTGGAAGAAATGCATGTCATTACAGGCCACTTGCTTTCTATTGCCGCAGAatgcagaaaatgcttttttaaagacGCAGACATTGTCTTTTCATGGTGTgctataaaaagaaattttagttTTTTCATAGCTTTATTCATGATGAGAGGACACTTCAGCCTATGTGAGCTCTCAAGTCTCCACTCTAGGTTTGTACGGTTCAGGTGGTAGGCCAGTCATTTTCATTGGGTAGTATTATTATCATTTGTCTggcaaaaaaacaacccaaactcCCTGTCCTTGCAGCTGACAGTACCTGGTGTAGTCCTAAGATGATTATGTGATCTTCTGCAATGCTGTAGTGATGGGTGAATAAAGTGTCATTCCAAAGCATTAGCAAACACCAAACTGGGAGCTAGTTTACCCATGGAAACATGACACAGCAGCATAAAATACAGGACTAACAGAGACTTCTGTGAGCACCCTTGTGTGGcctttatcagaaaaaaagtagCTATTTGGGGAAGGGTTTCTTTGGtggtttaaaatttttttataggaaaaagaagaaagtgggGAATTTTGAAATAgatacaatgaaaaataaagctgcCATTGGACAAAGTGTaagctggttttctttttaattaacagACTTgttaaattttacattttcaagtattttatcTGATGACTATAAGGGAATACAACTGTATCAGGATTCTTCAGAGGTTTTTGATACAGTCAGTCAAGTATAATATAGTTGTGATATGTGATTTGTGTGCAATGGCTTCCTCTAAATAACATGTACTTTTGAAATTCACTTATTCCAACGGTTGGTTTACAATGTTTGCAAACCTCATACACGGCCTATGTGTTAAAATGTACAACTGGCTTGTTCCTCCACCCTGCATTAACTATTAGCCTGGCTGGTGTCATCCATTCTGCAGCATGACATGGTGTCTAGTGTTGTTAGAGCATGTGTCCATCCTGTCTTGTGTTTCCTGTGtctttctgtctgtcctgcagtgtttgtctgtgtgtgtctattTATAGATGAAGGGGCAGAGGATAATGTGGGACTGCTACAGCACTGCCCCACCTGTGGGCCTGCTGCCGGCAGTGAGTGGCGTAAACACCTGGCCCCCTCCATTTCAGTGTCTGTGCCTGATGATGAGCCCTACAATTCCGATGAGGAGTACTATGAACACCCTTTGTTCAGCTCCGAGTGGACTGGCTCTAGTacacatcccagtgccacagtGAAGAGCAGAGAGGTCTTGTTGGGCCATGATGAAGGTGAACTGAGCATTGTCCCATTCGGTTCCTCTTCCCCTCTACCCACCTTCCATCCATTCCATTCTATACGTGCCTGGGATTGCAGCCTTCTGGGGAGGGAAACCTAGTTGTATTTTTTCCCTACATGGAAGTAATGGCCCTCAAAGAGTCTCTTCATGTCAAGGTAAAGCTGTAGCCTGAGCAAGGAATGCAGCTTTGGGGTCAGTGTAACCATGGTCCCTGCTTAAATCAGGGCTCTTGTTCTCCAGACCCGGCTTTTAGCAGAAGCAAAAGGAGCAGATAGTTCAAAGAAGTGGAagccattttttcctttgtgccaGAAAAATACTGCTGAGAACAATGTGCAAACTAGGCCAAAAGATGGTTACTCGAGGTAAGTCAGTTAACACAatggggaaaaaccccacatcTATACCAAAGACAGCTGTGGGAGGTTCGAGGTCTTTAATTTTCTGGTAGGCAAAGTCAGTAAGTTTTACCTCAGTGTAGACAGACAATTTCAGCAGTATTGGgtcatgtttcattttcagctgttttgtgGACACACCCCATTAGCATTGTACCAGCAGATtgaaaacaaggaggaaaagaagattTATTGTCTCTCTGTACCTCCTTTTTCTATGACCTGAGCACATCAGTAAATAGTATTTTATTAGTGGGTGTTACATAAAAGTGAAATGGCTTGAGACACAGGAGCTGAAGTTAAAATCAGTACTGAAAGGTTTGTCTCTCAGGAGGATGGAGCTGTGTGCTTGAAACTGCTTACTGGGTGGTTTCAAGAAAACCAGAGTTGCTCTGAATTAACCGGGCAATATAGCCTAATACTACAACAGCACCAGTAAGAGATCAATGCTAATAACTGAAGATTGTTAATGTCAGCATGTCTGCCTGAAGCTCAGAGAGATAAAAAATCAATACAGCTTGAGTGCCTATACCTGTACTTAGAGCACTCCTGGCCTGGTTAGTTCTTAGGCAGCTTCCTTTTCAGTCATATGCATCTGCCTCTGGTGAAAGTCTAAGATCTCAGAACATCTATGTGGGGTAAAATAAAAAGGGGAATAAGCTAGATCATAAGTGAGGAGatagtaattttaaaacagtCCCACTCAATTGCTGCCAGTAGGCTGGCAGTCTGCTTGGCATTAGAGTCTGCTGCACTAAGGCAGAATATTGGATTCCTTCATTAAGTCAGGGATAACTTTCTAGTttgagtaattatttttaatcacatAGTATTGTGTGAAGTGTCTCAGGAAATGGAGCTATATACCTGGAACTGCTGAGAGTAAAATTAGAGGCTTTCCCTAACACTTTTAATTGAAAGAGATGCACATACAAAACTACATAaaattggaaaaagaaaagtaagttacTCAAGTCAGGGCCTCTTACAGCTGGAGGGAGACCTGCTGTCCTGCCAGTCAGCTTTTACAATTTGCTCATGGGTAAATATCCCTGTAATGCTCAGGCATTGGTCCAGGTTTGATTCTGAATCTTCTGGCTTCTGTTCATTTAAGATATTGTGTCTAACCCTAACTATTTTATATGTTATGAATAGTGTTGTTCTTTACATAATGATATTTCTCAGACTCAAATAGTGTTCATGTTCCTTAAATCACTCTTTTAAAGGGCATAACTGGAAGAGATGATTGTCTGGTCTTCACTGGGCCAATCTCAGGAGGAAAATCAAGCACTTGTAAAGACGTTTTATTTTAATGCCAAGGGGCTGGATGCAGCCACTTCCAGATTCAAAACCACTTTGTTCTAAATCTGACTCAGCAAAGTACGTAATCATAAGACACACTTTAAACCCAGGAGGGTCATCAGGTTGCCTGCAGCATGGCTGCTGGTCAGCTGCTTAACTATGATGCCTTGAGACACCCCAGAAAGCAGGACTTGAAGCCAAGTTAGtatgggataagataaaaaggtagacTCTTTAATGTCTAGGCTTAGGGCCTTCAGGAATACATGAGGACGCTCCCCAAACACTGattttctatggtttttatacTATTGTTCACCCAATCCCCTattcacacatctctcagtccagccgCGTCCTGCCCACGGCATACCCcgtcaggatttgagtctgggggacagtgggatctcttcatcatcatctttctcttcctcGTAGCACACAGGAATACTTGGAGGTCTTCCAGCATTCTGTTTTCGAGGTCGTtggcttatgtttatgtcttgtaGAACAGGCCTTAAAATATTattcagccttctaccttgaaaagaagtctaaatAACTAATGGAAGGTCAGGCATTGATATGGGATGGGGGTTAGAATATATAAACACTGAATttaagctgccagaaatattaacaaCACTAAATATGCATTTTCACTACAGTTagaagtacttctaaaatctataaaaactAAAAAGTCAAAAATGAAAACCCCCTGAGGCATCACTGTGTTGCTGAATCACAGGTTTCACACTTAATCCTGACTTCTTATCTGGAGGAATATTAATAGCGCATAGTAAATTTTGTCTGAGTAGCAGTGGCAGGAGTACATGGAGACTTTTCTAATCATTCTTCTGCCATGGCATGACTAAAGACTGTTATTGATGTTACTATACTGTTTCTAGCAGCCTGTAAGCAGAGTGATATATTTTAGAGATTCAGATGAACAAATAGTTTTATTGAATTCATTGGTTTCTTTGACTTAATTGGTGATGAGGGGGCTAGTGGGCAAAGAGCAAAGCAAATTAAGGGTCTTTCTGTTAAAACTGGAATTTTCACATATAGATTTCAGATATCAGACAGCTTAAGGATGAACTTGTTTGTAAACCTGTTCAATGTATTGGCTAAAATCTTGCAAAAATGTTAGTTATCAGCCATGCACAAAGCCCGTTAAGACTATGGAAGTGCTCAGTATTGTGCCAAATCCAGGATTCATGCAATAGATTGACTTGCTGGCATTTAGCAGTCAATATTACCAAGGTCAGTGGAAAGCAATCAGTGCCTCATACCTTCCTTCACCTGAGTTGAATGTCTTGTACTGGATTAAACAGCACATTTATCAGAAAAATATCAGTGTGCTTTTTGCTCATTGATGCATTGATGTTTTCGGAGGCATACATCATTCAATACCATCTCCATTTTGAATACCATCTCCCTTTGCAATGACTATTTGACTCACAGTCATCACTGGGAGAGGTATACCTGTAGAACACTTTCAGCTCCCCTCTTACAGCATAACCATGTTTCTCTAGGGAAGACAGgatttcagtttggtttttttccctaaggaAAATTGATTTCCATGGTGACTAAAAAGGACTGGATGCTAAAAGCCCTTTGACACACTTAAATCCAAAATGTTGAGCTGAAAGTGTTCTGTAAAAGCAGTCCTGTTCAGCTGTGTGCTTGATGTTTACTGTTGGTGTTGATGTCACCTCCTTTTTCCATCCTCAAGAAGAAGAACTGGTAAAGAGTCCAGTGGCTGTAGAAGCAAaacctgctgctcttcctgggATGCAAATGGGAAAAGAGCACGGTCCCACTGAGTCTTTGGACCAGGCAAAGGGCCTCTGTGAGGGTCAGTCGTGTTCTGATTCAGAGGCCAAAGTGTGTTCTGAAGACAAAGTGCCAAGTGTGGCATCCAGCAGGGAGAGTGTAACTGTTATGGCGGGAACACCCCGAAAGATGCATCCCCCTCCTTGGCTGAGGAAAGTGTGTCCTCTAGGTTTGCATGTGTTTGCTGCTGGTTAATCCTTCTCCAACTTTCTCCAGTGCTTTCCAAGgctgcttcattttctgtttttcccatttattgGTATGACTGCTCTTGTTATTATGCTTGAAGAGTGTGTAGCAGATAATGATTGCATAGGTGCTGTATGACAACATGGTTTCCCACTGCTGCGGCTGATTCCTGATTTTTGACTTTGCCATGATGAAATGTGCTTTGCAGCTAAGctgatgcctttttttcccatctctgaTATGTTTGCCAGTCACATTGCTAAtctgtgtatattttttttttggtgcagaGATTCATCTGCTTTTTCAAACAGCAGATTTATTGCCTTTGACTATGACATAAAGATACTTGAACtgtagaaatgttttcatttgcagtGTGCaggtgttttgttggtttggtttggtttttttgtgtgcgCTTCAGTGCCTGCTGGTTTAGTTGCCTTAAAGTTATTGCTTCTTACGTCATACCGTTGCCATTCATTGAGTCCACCCTTCCTCTCTTCAGTTGTTGCTAGAACTCtgattttttgtgtgtcttaCCTTATTACAAATGTTTAACCCTGCTGGAGTGCCCTTCTTAGGAAAAACTTCCGTCACTTCCGGGGGACATTTACCTTCAAAGTGAAGGCTAAAATTGGGTGCATTGGGTGAAGTTCTGATCTGTTCTCTGAACAAAATATTTGCTGCAATAGTCTTTCAGTACATAAAAACTAGGCTTCAGGATTTCCCTTTTAATGGTGTTTCTCTTCAGCCAGTGCAACAAGATACAAAGACCACTTGTGTGGAATAGTGATGTACCCACGCCCTACGTGGCTAATAAGTGCTGCATTTGGGAGGCAGGTGTTCTGGCTGGCCTATCTGCAGAACACTGAATTCCTTTGGCAGTCAGAATATGTTTTGATGCCATTGGTATTGTTCATTTGTACTACAGTAAGAGGCACAGTAGGatgcacagagaaaagcagtatCTAGCTATTTAATTCCTGTGAAATTAGAACTACATCAGCTCGGTGACCAACCATGTCTGTATACTTTATAGAGTTTTCAATTCAGTCACcaaatataaaaacataaagtAGCAAAATTACTGTAGTTGTAGACTTCTGATTTGACTACCTGTGGAGTTTCAAATGGCAGTTGCTTTTTGGACTCAATATTAACATACgcaaatatttaaagaatgACCAATACTTGGGTACTAAttgttctaaaaaaaaatcagattcatCAGAGCAAAAAAATGGCTCCATGGACTTCAAATCAGATCTGAGGAAATACCGCGTTGGCCCAATGCTGGTTGTAACAAGCTTtagaaaaaactatttttttacaGATCACTGCAGAAAGATCTGCCACATTCTGCAGTCTGGTCATATTTTCAATGATAGGAAGTTTTCAGAATTATGGGAACCATTGTTTTCCATATGATATTAAAAAGAGATCAAGCTATTAATGTTTAATAGagcatatattaaaaaaatctaacaaGATATTACTCTCTGAAAATACAGTGACAGGGTAtaagataatattttttgtttcaaattagCTTAATAAGGTCAATCAAGTGTTCTTTGACTTCAGTTACAGCTGTAGGTGACTGACCATTTTGAAGACCAGGCCTTCAAGATCCGGGTCTGTTAATAGATCTGTTGCTGATTTACACATGGTGGGTTTGTGACAGTAGTGAGATTTTTGTCATTTGCCAAACAGTGAATGTTAAAAGTTGgtacaattaaaaaaagagcCTCTTCTGGCACGTTCAAAACCTTTTGCATGCATTATCTCTTTAGTTTAGGCTGCATATagaacaaaaatgcaaaaaagaggcagaaaggtGAAACTACTTATGCTTTAAATATCACAACACACAAATACATGATCGATTTGATTAAAGTTACAGACGTGACTAATGCAGAACTAACATAAAGCTATGGAGTCCAGCAAAGCTACCAATGAAGTGAGGATTATGTGTGGGTTTGCTGTTATATACAAAATCATGAAGGAGAAGAATTCACATGAAATCATCTCATTTCAGTGGTCACATTTATATGTGTAAAACTCATATTTTCACTATAAAACCTCATATACTGAAACAAAACTAGGATTTAAGACTCTAAAGCAGATTTCTAGGTGGATGGCCTTGCTGCATGTTTGcatctttcttcctctccattCCATCATTCATACCAAGGTGTTGTAAGCCACATGACTGCCTGTCTGTAAGTGCTTTAAATAATATTGttataaaactgaaacaaactACTTCAGATTTACTTGCAGCCACGAAGATGGAATTCCATGTCCAGGAGGTTGCACGCCCTTTCGCAGCAGGACCATTAGACACAAAGCAACATGAATGTGGGAAAGATAGAAAAGCTGTTGAGGAACATAAATACGATGCCTTAGTTCCACAACCAGCAAAAACAGAGGCTGTAGATAAGAAGGACCCACAGagcaaagacaaagaaaaaatgtcttcacCTCCATCAGAAAAGATGTTGGAAACTGATTCACAGCAGAAAGGGGAAGCCAGTTTTGCAGAACCTGCTGCCGCCAAACCTCCTGCTTCCCAAGAACAAAAGGACTTGTCATCTCAACTGCCTAAAGGGAGCAGGACAGAAGAAAGGACTGCAGATGTGCCCTCATCAACCAACCAAGTTATGTCTATCAAATTTCAAGACGACCTTAAAGATGTCCAAGGTGTTGCCATCAGCCATGGCCAAAATTCTCTATTGCTACCAGAACCCAAAGCAGAAGCAGCCAAAATTGAGCTTCCTTCAGGCCCATCTCCTGTTGTCCCCCAGGAGTTTTTGCTCAAAGACGCCTTCAATACAAAACAGGAGCCCACTGACCAACTGTTTGCTAAAGACCTCAGTAAAGATGAACAGATCCACAGAGACAGAACATTAGCTTTGCAAGAAGTCTCAGCACTAACTGTAGATGGCCTGAAAACACCAAGCACCCCGAAAATCCCTGcatggagggaggaaaaagataTGACCAAGGATGAGAGTGATGAGGAAGAAAGGTATGACTTCTATGATAAAGGGGAGGCTCAAATATTAGATGATGGGAAATTAACCACAAAATCTGAAGTTGAGACACTTTCCTTAGACAAAGTAGACTTTCAAAAGGATGATGAAGCTAAAAGGCCACGTGATActgtcagaacagaaaaagaaatggaccAAAGTGGGCTCCCAGCAACGAGAGACATAGAAAAGGAGGTACAACCAAGCATACAGGTACTCCCAGCCAAGTTAAGCCATGAACTGACTCCTGAGAAAACAATAGAGCACCCTGAAACCACTCAATTATCCAGAGTAATAACGAAAGCCCCTGAGGCACCACATTTTGCCACTGAAAAGACTTGTActcttgaagaaaaatatgctaAAAAAGATACCAAGGTGAATAAGACAAGTGTTTCAGCTCCTCATCAAatgaaagaggaggaggatcaTTCAGgaatgtcaaaatattttgaaacctCTGCTTTGAAAGAGGAAGCATTCAAGGCAGATGGTCTGAAACAAGGCAGTGATTACTATGAGCTAAGTGACACTAAAGAGAGTATATATGAGCCTTATCAGAGAGGTCATCTAATAGCTGAagatggagaggaggaggaagaagaattACAGACAGAATTAAATCAGAAACAGACCATGCATGCTCATGAAATGGGGTACAGTACCCTGGCTCAGAGCTATACACCAGATGCATCCGAAGAACCCAGCTCCCCAACAGAAAGAATGTTCACTATTGACCCCAAAGTCTATGGGGATAAGAGAGAActtcacagtaaaaataaagatgatttAACTCTGAGCAGGAGCTTGGGACTTGGGGGGAGATCTGCAATTGAACAGAGAAGTATGTCTATTAACTTGCCCATGTCTTGCTTGGATTCAATAGCTCTAGGATTTAGCTTTGGTCGTGCACACGATCTTTCTCCCCTGGCTTCAGACATTCTAACTAACACTAGTGGAAGTATGGATGAAGGTGATGACTACATACCAGCAACCACACCAGCACTGGAGAGGCCCCCCTGCTTCCCCATTGATAGTAGAGAGGAAGATCAGCAcattgaagaagaaaaagcaatacCAGAAGAAAAAGTCCAGCCTGAGACCTTGGCCGAATCATCTTTCCAGGCCAAGGATTATTACAAAAATGGGGCTGTCCTGGCTCCTGACCTGCCTGAAATGTTAGACTTGGCAGGGACAAGATCTAGATTAGCCTCTGTGAGTACAGATGCTGAGGTGGCACAGAAGAAGCCAGTTCCTTCTGACACTGTTGTGGAAGacaacagcacagccctgccagccatggcagatgaaaaCCATGTAATTCTAAAAGCTGAAAGTCAGCTGGAAGACTTGGGCTACTGTGTTTTCAATAAGTACACAGtcccactcccttctccagttCAGGACAGTGAGAATTTAACGAGTGAAACCTGTCCCTTCTACGAAGGCACAGATGAAAAATTGAGACGCAGCCTGGCTCCTGACCTGTCTTTAATAGAAGTGAAgctggcagctgctgaaaaatcaaaagaatTCCTTGGTGAAAAGGACTTAGGTCAGCATGGTGAGTCCATTCTGGTGAGGGACTttgagcaggagaaaaaagagaagctgGATACTGTGCTAGAAAGGAGTGAAGATCAAGCTGACTCTAAAGAGGTCTGTCCCACTaaaggagcagagccagagaaaATGAGAGATGAGGCAAcatcagaaaggaaagaagaaaacgTGGCTGGTAAAGTTCATTTACCTGGTGATACCATGTATGACAGAAAATCTGCTTCAGAGATAGCAATAGAAAAGGATTCTGTTTCTTTGTTGATAGAGAAAGAGAAGACTCTCAGTGTTGTTCCTGAAATAGCTGAGATAGAAGCTCCAGTTAAACCAGATTACAATGCTATAAAGCACGATATGGAAGTAGCTGCAAGGAGAGCTGACCAGGAACATCAGAGTCAGTTAGATGCTAAGATTGGTGGGGGTGTTTCCCTCTCTTCGGAGAAGGACAAAGCCTCTGCTGAAAGAGCAGAGCCTGAACCTAAAGACACTCAGCAGAAAGATGAGAGCATGTTCTCCAAGGAAGCAAAAGATTCAGATGTACTTTCCAAAACTGAGCCTAGTTACATGAAGGATGGCACCAAACtgtcagaaacagaaattaaggaaaaagtAACTAAGCCAGATCTGGTACATCAAGAGGCAGTTGATAAAGAGGAGTCTTATGAATCTAGTGGAGAGCATGACCAAGCCCAAGAAGGTTTGAATGGAGAATCTGTGAAACCAGAGGATATCAAAGCAGAAACTCCAAAACTTCCCATGTCTGGGCAAGAGATGCCTGCAAAGGAGACTTCTGTGGAGCATCTCCTTTCAAAAGCTGAGTGTCTCCAGGAAGAGCCTCCTGAGATTCAGATGGAGAGCATACCACAGCCTGCAGAAGGAGCTGAAAAGATTCCTGATGTGGCTATGAAACTTACGGAAACCCAAAAGCTTCTGCCATGTGACGTGGCACCTGGGGCCACAAAGGAAGAAGAACGTGAAGAAGAAGAGACTGAAgtacagcaagaagaaaaagaagaggataAGCAGCATCTGGTATCAGAAATGCCCGCAGGCTTCAGGGAGCTTGCTGCTGAAGAAATGCTAGCCAAGGGTAGCCCAGAAGCACTGCCTGAACTGAAAGGCATTATTGAATCAGTGGTGACAGTTGAGGATGACTTTATCACAGTGGTGCAGACGACAGTTGATGAGGGTGAATCTGCTTCTCACAGTGTGCGCTTTGCTGCTACTCAACAGGAAGACATTGAAACAGGAGATTCTCAGGCCGAAGAGGAACTGGAAGTTGAAGAAATGGAAATTGAGCCCAAGGAGGGCTCCCCAGAGGCTCCTGCTTCACCCCAGAGAGAAGAAATCCTGCTCACTGACTACAAGACAGAGACATTTGATGATTACAAAGATGAAACAACAATTGATGACTCCGTCATGGACACAGACAGTCTCTGGGCAGACACTCAAGGTGTGCATTATCctttctgttttgtctgttGAATATTTTTGCTTCCAAGTAATAATGattgaaaaacaaatttattaCAGTTATAATAGTAATCTCTGCatgtttcagaaaaatgctaaaatagtatgcctttttttttgttaattgtATGTGCTGTCTTCAACTATtatttccctgctccagcacagtaTTGTTAACATTTGTTACTAatcttttgtttgttgttaCAATTTGCTCTGATCCTACAGATGATGATAGGAGCATCATGACTGAACAGTTAGAGACTGTTCCTAaagaggagaaggcagagagagaatTGCGAAGATCATCTCTCGATAAGcataaaaaagagaaaccttttaaaactgggagaggcaggattTCTACtcctgaaaggaaaatagctAAAAAGGAACCTAGCACACTCTCCAGAGATgaagtgagaaggaaaaaaggttcATATAACACTCCctattacaatattttttttattttcttcctaatttacAGTACTATCCAATTACTGTTGTAGATTGTATGCATCATAACAATATAAGTTATGGTGGTTTTAAATGAGACATTGTACAAATATATGAGAAGCCATGTGCAAGGCTCACTGCTCCACTGGTCCTGTTTCACAGTAGACATCCCCACTGACCACTGTGTAACACATCTGAGTTAATGCACTAGTGCTTCCCCTCCTCTAATGTAGGGTTTGATCTGTTACTCCCAGTAAAAGCAATGCATTGCATTGGAGTTGTGGAGCAGTGGGCCTGCCACTTGATGTATCATATGAAACTgttcactgttttttttcctgattctatgtttttgtgttctttttgcCCATAGCAGTGTATAAGAAAGCTGAACTTGCTAAAAAAACTGAAGTTCAGGCCCACTCTCCCTCCAGGAAAATCATTTTAAAACCTGCTATCAAATATACTAGACCAACTCATCTCTCCTGTGTTAAACGGAAGCAGACAGGTGACTGCGTTCTGTTCAGTTATGCAATGTGGCTGGCAAACattgacattttcttttgtaaatcTCATGGCTATAGCAGCttctctattattttttttctctagtaaTATCAAGCTTcacaaatagtattttttttttagtgttttgtaccattttttcttttcttctttctttgctg comes from the Pithys albifrons albifrons isolate INPA30051 chromosome 8, PitAlb_v1, whole genome shotgun sequence genome and includes:
- the MAP2 gene encoding microtubule-associated protein 2 isoform X3; protein product: MAEDRKDESKAPHWTSGQLTEASSHPHSPEIKDQGGAGAGLARSANGFPYQDDEGPRLGGHEQLGTYAQTKENGINGEVSSGDRETAEEVSARIVQVVTAEAVAVLKGEQEKEAQHKDQPGPLPLVEESANLPPSPPPSPASEQTGALEEDLLAATKMEFHVQEVARPFAAGPLDTKQHECGKDRKAVEEHKYDALVPQPAKTEAVDKKDPQSKDKEKMSSPPSEKMLETDSQQKGEASFAEPAAAKPPASQEQKDLSSQLPKGSRTEERTADVPSSTNQVMSIKFQDDLKDVQGVAISHGQNSLLLPEPKAEAAKIELPSGPSPVVPQEFLLKDAFNTKQEPTDQLFAKDLSKDEQIHRDRTLALQEVSALTVDGLKTPSTPKIPAWREEKDMTKDESDEEERYDFYDKGEAQILDDGKLTTKSEVETLSLDKVDFQKDDEAKRPRDTVRTEKEMDQSGLPATRDIEKEVQPSIQVLPAKLSHELTPEKTIEHPETTQLSRVITKAPEAPHFATEKTCTLEEKYAKKDTKVNKTSVSAPHQMKEEEDHSGMSKYFETSALKEEAFKADGLKQGSDYYELSDTKESIYEPYQRGHLIAEDGEEEEEELQTELNQKQTMHAHEMGYSTLAQSYTPDASEEPSSPTERMFTIDPKVYGDKRELHSKNKDDLTLSRSLGLGGRSAIEQRSMSINLPMSCLDSIALGFSFGRAHDLSPLASDILTNTSGSMDEGDDYIPATTPALERPPCFPIDSREEDQHIEEEKAIPEEKVQPETLAESSFQAKDYYKNGAVLAPDLPEMLDLAGTRSRLASVSTDAEVAQKKPVPSDTVVEDNSTALPAMADENHVILKAESQLEDLGYCVFNKYTVPLPSPVQDSENLTSETCPFYEGTDEKLRRSLAPDLSLIEVKLAAAEKSKEFLGEKDLGQHGESILVRDFEQEKKEKLDTVLERSEDQADSKEVCPTKGAEPEKMRDEATSERKEENVAGKVHLPGDTMYDRKSASEIAIEKDSVSLLIEKEKTLSVVPEIAEIEAPVKPDYNAIKHDMEVAARRADQEHQSQLDAKIGGGVSLSSEKDKASAERAEPEPKDTQQKDESMFSKEAKDSDVLSKTEPSYMKDGTKLSETEIKEKVTKPDLVHQEAVDKEESYESSGEHDQAQEGLNGESVKPEDIKAETPKLPMSGQEMPAKETSVEHLLSKAECLQEEPPEIQMESIPQPAEGAEKIPDVAMKLTETQKLLPCDVAPGATKEEEREEEETEVQQEEKEEDKQHLVSEMPAGFRELAAEEMLAKGSPEALPELKGIIESVVTVEDDFITVVQTTVDEGESASHSVRFAATQQEDIETGDSQAEEELEVEEMEIEPKEGSPEAPASPQREEILLTDYKTETFDDYKDETTIDDSVMDTDSLWADTQDDDRSIMTEQLETVPKEEKAERELRRSSLDKHKKEKPFKTGRGRISTPERKIAKKEPSTLSRDEVRRKKAVYKKAELAKKTEVQAHSPSRKIILKPAIKYTRPTHLSCVKRKQTAAGGETNQAPGVFKQAKEKLSTASLSKIPASKSRAKSLLPPRPSSACSLTTKMATFLDRDSYYVRPSSAGPGDSKSDIKDGVSKSPEKRSSLPRPSSILPPRRGVSGDRDREENSLSLTSSLSSSVRRTTRSEPIRSRTGKSGTSTPTTPGSTAITPGTPPSYASRTPGTPGTPSYSRTPHTPGTPKSAILVPTEKKVAIIRTPPKSPATPKQLRVINQPLPDLKNVRSKIGSTDNIRYQPKGGQVRILNKKIDFSDIQSRCGSRDNIKHSAGGGNVQIVTKKIDLSHVTSKCGSLKNIHHKPGGGRVKIESVKLDFKEKAQAKVGSLENAHHVPGGGNVKIDSQKLNFREHAKARVDHGAEIITQSPGRSSVASPRRLSNVSSSGSINLLESPQLATLAEDVTAALAKQGL